A genomic stretch from Nocardia wallacei includes:
- a CDS encoding LysE family translocator, with protein MIETTAVAGVAVAALGLVLTPGPNMVYLVSRTVSQGRRAGFVSLAGVAVGFLVYLVAIAAGITAIFAVVPGLYVALKLAGAAYLAWLAWKTLRPGGMSAFTPSELPADPTRRLFAMGLVTNLLNPKIAIMYMALIPQFVEPARGRVWLQSLCLGGVQITVALLVNGLIVLGSGAIAAFLAGRPLWLRAQRWVTGTLLGGIAVMLATDRGRPVPA; from the coding sequence ATGATCGAGACGACTGCGGTGGCCGGTGTGGCGGTGGCGGCGCTCGGGCTGGTGCTCACGCCCGGGCCGAACATGGTGTATCTGGTGTCGCGTACCGTCTCGCAGGGGCGGCGGGCCGGATTCGTGTCGCTGGCCGGGGTCGCGGTCGGCTTCCTGGTGTACCTGGTGGCCATCGCGGCGGGGATCACGGCGATCTTCGCGGTGGTGCCGGGCCTCTACGTCGCGCTGAAACTCGCGGGTGCGGCCTACCTGGCCTGGCTGGCGTGGAAAACGCTGCGGCCCGGCGGCATGTCGGCGTTCACCCCGTCCGAGCTACCCGCCGATCCCACCCGGCGGCTGTTCGCGATGGGGTTGGTCACCAACCTGCTCAATCCGAAGATCGCGATCATGTACATGGCGCTGATCCCGCAGTTCGTCGAGCCGGCGCGCGGTCGGGTGTGGTTGCAGAGCCTGTGCCTGGGTGGTGTGCAGATCACCGTCGCGCTGCTGGTCAACGGGTTGATCGTGCTCGGATCCGGGGCCATCGCCGCCTTCCTCGCCGGGCGGCCGCTGTGGCTGCGGGCGCAGCGCTGGGTCACCGGGACGCTGCTCGGCGGTATCGCGGTCATGCTCGCCACGGATCGCGGTCGGCCGGTGCCCGCCTGA
- a CDS encoding pyridoxal phosphate-dependent aminotransferase, translated as MQQMPTVARLRPFRATIFAEMTELAVRHGAVNLGQGFPDSDGPAAMLEVARQAIADGGNQYPPGRGMPVLRQAVAADRARRYGMRYDPDREVLVTVGATEAIAASMLGLVEPGEEVVLIEPYYDSYAAAVALAGATRRTARLVPDGDGFALDLDSLRAAITPKTRLLLLNSPHNPTGTVLGRAELRAVAELACEHDLLVVTDEVYEHLTFDGHEHISIATLPGMSERTVVISSAAKTFSVTGWKIGWACGPAPLIDGVIAAKQFLTFVGGGPFQPAVAYALDNELPWVAALRDGLADKRIRLSQALADAGFGVRRSDGTYFVCADISGLTTADAHTFCRELPERLGVAAVPLSVFADDRQSWNRLVRFAFCKKDETLDEAVRRLHAQHATPSTGGAR; from the coding sequence ATGCAGCAGATGCCGACCGTTGCCCGCCTGCGCCCCTTCCGGGCGACGATCTTCGCCGAGATGACCGAGCTGGCGGTACGGCACGGGGCGGTGAATCTGGGGCAGGGATTCCCGGACAGTGACGGACCGGCCGCGATGCTGGAGGTCGCCCGGCAGGCCATCGCCGACGGCGGCAATCAGTACCCGCCCGGCCGGGGCATGCCGGTGCTGCGGCAGGCCGTGGCCGCGGACCGGGCGCGGCGCTACGGCATGCGGTACGACCCGGACCGCGAGGTGCTGGTGACCGTGGGCGCGACCGAGGCCATCGCCGCGTCGATGCTCGGTCTGGTGGAGCCGGGCGAAGAGGTCGTGCTGATCGAGCCGTACTACGACTCGTACGCCGCCGCGGTGGCGCTGGCGGGCGCTACCCGGCGCACCGCCCGGCTGGTGCCGGACGGCGACGGCTTCGCCCTCGACCTGGACAGCCTGCGTGCCGCGATCACACCGAAAACCCGACTGCTGCTGTTGAATTCGCCGCACAACCCGACCGGGACGGTACTCGGCCGCGCGGAGCTGCGGGCCGTGGCCGAGCTGGCCTGCGAGCACGACCTGCTGGTGGTGACCGACGAGGTCTACGAGCACCTCACCTTCGACGGGCACGAGCACATCAGCATCGCCACCCTGCCGGGCATGTCCGAGCGGACCGTCGTGATCTCCAGTGCCGCCAAGACTTTCAGCGTCACCGGGTGGAAGATCGGCTGGGCGTGCGGACCCGCGCCGCTGATCGACGGGGTGATCGCGGCCAAGCAGTTCCTCACCTTCGTCGGCGGCGGCCCGTTCCAACCGGCGGTCGCCTATGCCCTCGACAACGAGCTGCCCTGGGTCGCGGCACTGCGTGACGGCTTGGCGGACAAGCGGATCCGGTTGTCACAGGCACTGGCCGATGCCGGATTCGGAGTGCGGCGCAGCGACGGCACCTATTTCGTCTGCGCCGACATCTCCGGCCTGACCACCGCCGACGCGCACACGTTCTGCCGCGAGCTGCCGGAACGGCTCGGCGTGGCGGCCGTACCGCTGAGCGTCTTCGCCGACGACCGACAGTCCTGGAATCGCTTGGTGCGCTTCGCCTTCTGCAAGAAGGACGAGACCTTGGACGAGGCGGTGCGGCGGCTGCATGCCCAGCACGCGACACCGTCGACAGGTGGCGCACGGTAG
- the sigJ gene encoding RNA polymerase sigma factor SigJ, with translation MVAALLADLFESHRAHLLSVAYRLTGSVADAEDAVQESWLRLATARQSEIEDMRAWLTTVVSRICLDRLRSAAARRESYVGQWLPEPIVTARKPSGAPDPLEAVVRKQDCRLAALVVLESLTPPQRVAFVLHDGFAVPFEEIADILDISVEAARQLATRARKAAARSPEPVSDAEHAAAVQKLLEALYSGDIEQVVAALHPDAVFIADSGGTTRTALNSVVGAEKLARLGLGLLRKYDVDLADPSELESEFVDVNGQLGLLLHERGPRDGIPGSPTRVLAFTVTDGLISGAYDLVNPAKLKGIRVPH, from the coding sequence ATGGTTGCCGCTCTGCTCGCCGATCTGTTCGAATCACACCGAGCGCACCTGCTCTCGGTGGCCTATCGGCTGACGGGGAGTGTGGCCGATGCCGAGGACGCGGTGCAGGAGAGCTGGCTGCGGCTGGCGACGGCTCGGCAGTCGGAGATCGAGGACATGCGGGCCTGGCTGACGACCGTGGTGAGCCGCATCTGCCTGGATCGGCTGCGTAGTGCGGCGGCACGGCGGGAAAGCTATGTGGGGCAATGGTTGCCGGAACCGATTGTCACGGCCCGCAAGCCGTCGGGGGCCCCCGACCCGCTGGAAGCCGTGGTCCGCAAGCAGGACTGCCGTCTGGCCGCGCTGGTGGTGCTGGAGTCGCTGACCCCGCCGCAGCGGGTGGCGTTCGTGCTGCACGACGGTTTCGCGGTCCCGTTCGAGGAGATCGCCGACATTCTCGACATCTCGGTGGAGGCGGCGCGCCAGCTGGCGACGCGGGCGCGTAAGGCTGCGGCGCGAAGCCCCGAGCCGGTCTCCGACGCCGAGCACGCGGCCGCGGTGCAGAAGCTGTTGGAGGCCTTGTATTCCGGCGACATCGAGCAGGTGGTGGCGGCCCTGCATCCGGACGCGGTGTTCATCGCCGACTCCGGCGGCACCACCCGTACCGCGCTCAATTCCGTTGTGGGAGCGGAGAAGCTGGCCCGGCTGGGTCTCGGCCTGCTGCGCAAGTACGACGTGGATCTCGCCGACCCGAGCGAACTCGAGTCCGAATTCGTCGATGTGAACGGTCAACTGGGCCTGCTACTACACGAGCGCGGCCCGCGTGACGGCATCCCCGGCTCCCCCACCCGCGTCCTCGCCTTCACCGTCACCGACGGCTTGATCTCGGGCGCCTACGACCTGGTGAACCCGGCCAAACTCAAGGGCATCCGGGTGCCGCACTGA
- a CDS encoding DNA repair helicase XPB — translation MTEGPLIVQSDKTLLLEVDHAQADAARQAIAPFAELERAPEHVHTYRVTPLALWNARAAGHDAEQVVDALVSYSRYAVPQPLLVDIVDTMARYGRLQLVKHPAHGLVLVSLDRAVLEEVLRHKKIQPMLGSRIDDDTVAVHPSERGRIKQMLLKIGWPAEDLAGYVDGEAHRIELDYETTEWHLRDYQEMAADSFWAGGSGVVVLPCGAGKTMVGAAAMAKAGATTLILVTNTVAGRQWRRELLARTSLTEDEIGEYSGERKEIRPVTIATYQVITRKTKGEYKHLELFDSRDWGLVIYDEVHLLPAPVFRMTADLQSRRRLGLTATLVREDGREGDVFSLIGPKRYDAPWKDIEAQGWIAPADCVEVRVTLTEAERMSYATAEPDERYKLCSTARTKLPVVESILARHQGAPALVIGAYLDQLEELGEHLNAPIIQGSTRTKERESLFEAFRNGEIPVLVVSKVANFSIDLPEASVAVQVSGTFGSRQEEAQRLGRLLRPKQDGGQAHFYSVVARDTLDAEYAAHRQRFLAEQGYAYRITDADDLLGPALG, via the coding sequence GTGACCGAGGGACCACTCATCGTCCAGAGTGACAAGACCCTGCTGCTCGAGGTCGATCATGCGCAGGCGGATGCGGCTCGGCAGGCTATCGCGCCGTTCGCCGAGTTGGAGCGGGCGCCCGAGCATGTGCACACCTATCGGGTGACGCCGTTGGCGCTGTGGAACGCGCGGGCGGCGGGGCACGACGCGGAGCAGGTGGTCGATGCGCTGGTCAGCTACTCGCGGTATGCGGTGCCGCAGCCGTTGCTGGTGGACATCGTCGACACCATGGCCCGCTACGGGCGGTTGCAGCTGGTCAAGCATCCGGCGCATGGGCTGGTGCTGGTCAGCCTGGACCGCGCGGTGCTGGAGGAGGTGCTGCGGCACAAGAAGATCCAGCCCATGCTGGGCAGCCGGATCGACGACGACACGGTGGCCGTGCACCCGTCCGAGCGCGGCCGGATCAAGCAGATGCTGCTCAAGATCGGCTGGCCCGCCGAGGACCTGGCGGGGTACGTCGACGGCGAGGCGCACCGCATCGAACTCGACTACGAGACCACCGAGTGGCACCTGCGCGACTACCAGGAAATGGCGGCCGACTCGTTCTGGGCCGGTGGGTCCGGCGTGGTGGTGCTGCCCTGCGGCGCGGGTAAGACCATGGTCGGGGCCGCCGCGATGGCCAAGGCCGGGGCCACCACGCTGATCCTGGTCACCAATACCGTCGCCGGTCGGCAGTGGCGGCGCGAGCTGCTGGCCCGCACCTCCCTGACCGAGGACGAGATCGGCGAGTACTCCGGCGAGCGCAAGGAGATCCGCCCCGTCACCATCGCCACCTACCAGGTCATCACGCGCAAGACCAAGGGCGAGTACAAGCACCTGGAGCTGTTCGACAGCCGTGACTGGGGCCTGGTCATCTACGACGAGGTGCACCTGCTGCCCGCCCCGGTCTTCCGGATGACGGCCGACCTGCAGTCCCGCCGCCGCCTCGGCCTGACCGCGACGCTGGTGCGCGAGGACGGTCGCGAGGGCGACGTGTTCTCCCTGATCGGGCCGAAACGCTACGACGCGCCGTGGAAGGACATCGAGGCGCAGGGCTGGATCGCCCCGGCCGACTGCGTCGAGGTGCGGGTCACGCTCACTGAGGCCGAGCGGATGAGCTATGCCACCGCCGAGCCCGACGAGCGCTACAAGCTGTGCTCGACCGCCCGCACCAAACTGCCCGTGGTCGAGTCGATTCTGGCCCGGCACCAAGGCGCACCGGCTCTGGTGATCGGCGCCTATCTGGACCAGCTCGAGGAACTGGGCGAGCATCTGAACGCCCCGATCATCCAGGGCTCCACCCGGACCAAGGAGCGCGAGTCGCTGTTCGAGGCGTTTCGCAACGGCGAGATCCCGGTGCTGGTGGTGAGCAAGGTGGCCAACTTCTCCATCGACCTGCCCGAAGCGTCGGTGGCCGTGCAGGTTTCGGGCACGTTCGGCTCCCGCCAGGAGGAGGCGCAACGGCTCGGCCGCCTGCTGCGCCCCAAACAGGATGGGGGACAGGCGCATTTCTACTCCGTGGTGGCGCGTGACACGCTGGACGCCGAATACGCCGCCCACCGGCAGCGTTTCCTCGCCGAACAGGGGTATGCCTATCGCATTACCGACGCGGACGACCTGCTCGGCCCGGCGCTCGGATAA
- a CDS encoding DUF3239 domain-containing protein produces the protein MRRFEFAVDREHARAVNEVLAAIRRLRILAFAAAIVLGLGTAGLIRLQHPYSFLLAVAFALGTITALFVAVWTPYRSRIEKLYAEGELVPAVVSGKHARGVTLLALVNIAKPGCDPSYALITRVVRALPGHRQWPGEQVPAVTVRADRAPSSVGDLRQAVTAMPIAWGTRDPGVIERARAAISDVEWKLLADNLDLAEKVRRADAKRLLLDPQQLPGELHG, from the coding sequence GTGCGACGCTTCGAATTCGCGGTGGACCGCGAACACGCCCGAGCGGTGAACGAAGTGCTCGCGGCCATCCGGCGATTGCGGATCCTGGCGTTCGCCGCCGCGATCGTGCTGGGCCTCGGCACCGCCGGCCTGATCCGGTTGCAGCACCCGTACTCGTTCCTGCTGGCGGTCGCGTTCGCTCTGGGCACCATCACCGCGCTGTTCGTGGCGGTATGGACGCCGTACCGCTCGCGCATCGAGAAGCTCTACGCCGAGGGCGAACTGGTGCCCGCGGTGGTGTCGGGCAAGCACGCCCGCGGGGTGACGCTGCTGGCGCTGGTCAATATCGCCAAACCCGGCTGCGACCCGAGCTACGCGCTGATCACGCGGGTGGTGCGGGCACTGCCCGGACACCGCCAGTGGCCCGGCGAGCAGGTACCGGCGGTGACGGTGCGCGCCGACCGGGCGCCGAGTTCGGTCGGCGACCTGCGGCAGGCGGTCACGGCCATGCCGATCGCCTGGGGCACCCGCGATCCCGGCGTCATCGAGCGTGCCCGCGCGGCAATCAGCGACGTGGAGTGGAAACTGCTGGCCGACAATCTCGATCTCGCCGAGAAGGTCCGGCGCGCGGATGCCAAACGACTGCTGCTGGATCCGCAACAGCTGCCGGGCGAGCTGCACGGCTGA
- a CDS encoding LysE family translocator, translated as MIPAGNIAAFLVAATVLIVVPGPGVLFTIGRALTDGKRAALVSVVAHSLGVLLVLIMVAAGLGAVVAASSIALTVVKFTGALYLIYIGVQAIRERHSLREALETRARQPERTRRVVRQGFVVGATNPKAIIFFSAVLPQFVDPAGGPIPVQMLMLGGMFLVIALVSDSVWAMLAGTARNWFARSPRRLEAVGGAGGVMIIGLGASVAVTGSSN; from the coding sequence GTGATTCCCGCTGGAAATATCGCGGCGTTCCTGGTCGCGGCGACCGTCCTCATCGTGGTTCCCGGCCCGGGTGTGCTGTTCACCATCGGCCGCGCGCTGACCGACGGCAAGCGGGCCGCCCTGGTGTCGGTGGTCGCCCACTCCCTGGGTGTACTGCTGGTGCTGATAATGGTCGCGGCGGGCCTCGGCGCGGTCGTCGCGGCATCCTCGATCGCGCTGACCGTCGTGAAGTTCACCGGCGCGCTCTATCTGATCTACATTGGCGTGCAAGCGATTCGGGAGCGCCACTCGCTGCGCGAGGCGCTCGAGACCCGGGCGCGGCAGCCGGAGCGCACGCGCCGGGTGGTTCGGCAGGGCTTCGTGGTGGGCGCCACCAACCCCAAGGCGATCATCTTCTTCTCGGCCGTCCTGCCGCAGTTCGTGGACCCGGCCGGCGGCCCCATTCCGGTGCAGATGCTGATGCTGGGCGGCATGTTCCTGGTGATCGCGCTGGTGTCGGACAGCGTGTGGGCGATGCTGGCGGGTACCGCCCGCAACTGGTTCGCGCGCTCCCCGCGGCGGCTGGAAGCGGTCGGTGGCGCGGGCGGCGTCATGATCATCGGGCTGGGCGCGAGCGTGGCGGTGACGGGCAGTAGCAACTGA
- a CDS encoding M1 family metallopeptidase encodes MGAYNWTRCLTVTALIAGALALPGHDRAAHAQTPADPFVGAPGLGDPYYPDDGNGGYQAEHYDVAIDYDPPSRRLTGTARIDAVATQALRMFDLDFAGPAVSRVTVNNLPAGFARSGEHELVVTPAVPVLPGLPFTVTVEYSGIQDDHREAGWTISPGGGAFVAGQPHSATTWYPLNDTPLDKATFDLTVTVPREWDVISNGLRVRDTVDGATRTARWSTQHPTVGYLTTVAIDRFEFLEQRRADGTPLVSAFAPDAVRHRKLEQRLPEVLDFLESLYGPYPFESAGGIYIDTDLRISLETQTRPTYAPWTDLNTLVHENAHQWWGDSMSVRQWSDICLNECFASYTADYLWPERKEGEDVDARYRETVEKFRDEPQRWETRLQDPGVGKEFTAVYYRGPLFLHALRHTIGDDVFFPAIAQFVRSHAYGNATMPEFRQFMQSKTAVDLSGLFTAWLDQAAVPADEYLYPGSLRG; translated from the coding sequence ATGGGTGCGTACAACTGGACGCGTTGTCTCACGGTCACGGCCCTGATCGCGGGCGCGCTGGCCCTGCCCGGACACGACCGGGCCGCGCACGCCCAGACTCCGGCCGACCCGTTCGTGGGTGCGCCGGGCCTCGGTGATCCCTACTATCCCGACGACGGCAACGGCGGCTATCAGGCGGAGCACTACGACGTCGCGATCGACTACGACCCGCCCAGCCGACGGCTCACCGGCACCGCCCGCATCGACGCCGTCGCGACCCAGGCGTTGCGCATGTTCGACCTGGACTTCGCGGGCCCCGCGGTGTCCAGGGTGACCGTCAACAATCTGCCCGCCGGCTTCGCCCGCAGCGGTGAGCACGAGTTGGTCGTCACCCCGGCGGTGCCGGTGCTGCCGGGCCTGCCGTTCACCGTCACCGTCGAATACTCCGGCATCCAGGACGACCACCGGGAAGCCGGCTGGACCATCTCACCCGGCGGCGGCGCTTTCGTTGCGGGCCAGCCGCATTCGGCCACCACCTGGTACCCGCTCAACGACACGCCGCTGGACAAGGCGACCTTCGACCTGACCGTGACGGTCCCGCGGGAATGGGACGTGATCTCCAACGGCCTGCGGGTGCGCGACACGGTCGACGGGGCCACCCGCACCGCGCGCTGGTCGACACAGCACCCGACGGTCGGTTACCTCACCACGGTCGCCATCGACCGTTTCGAGTTCCTGGAGCAGCGCCGCGCCGACGGCACGCCGCTGGTCAGCGCCTTCGCCCCGGACGCCGTCCGGCACCGGAAATTGGAGCAGCGGCTGCCCGAGGTGCTCGACTTCCTCGAATCCCTCTACGGCCCTTACCCGTTCGAGAGCGCGGGCGGCATCTACATCGACACCGACCTGCGCATCTCGCTGGAGACCCAGACCCGCCCGACCTACGCGCCGTGGACGGACCTGAACACCCTCGTCCACGAGAACGCGCATCAGTGGTGGGGCGACTCGATGTCGGTGCGGCAGTGGTCCGATATCTGCCTGAACGAATGCTTCGCCAGCTATACGGCCGACTATCTGTGGCCGGAGCGGAAGGAGGGCGAGGACGTCGACGCCCGGTATCGAGAGACGGTCGAGAAGTTCCGCGATGAACCCCAGCGCTGGGAGACCCGCTTGCAGGACCCCGGCGTCGGAAAGGAATTCACCGCCGTCTACTACCGCGGACCGCTGTTCCTGCACGCGCTGCGCCACACGATAGGCGACGACGTCTTCTTCCCGGCGATCGCGCAGTTCGTGCGGTCACACGCGTACGGCAACGCCACCATGCCGGAGTTCCGGCAGTTCATGCAGTCGAAGACCGCGGTGGATCTCTCGGGTTTGTTCACCGCGTGGCTGGACCAGGCGGCCGTGCCCGCGGACGAATACCTGTACCCGGGGTCCTTGCGCGGCTGA
- a CDS encoding LppU/SCO3897 family protein, producing MQSASRTDTARAQVGDCIHVIEGSTTDSRTEPVDCASERAVYTVMSTSPTRADCGREYSSYEETFHGGTTAFLCLAPNLKPGSCYHQDRDTGFAYADCASAAATVRVVARIDGRHDSSLCDPSATYLLLSEPKTTFCMVNPKA from the coding sequence GTGCAGAGCGCGAGCCGGACCGACACCGCCAGGGCACAGGTCGGCGACTGCATCCACGTCATCGAGGGCTCGACCACCGACTCGCGGACCGAACCGGTCGACTGCGCGTCGGAGCGGGCCGTCTACACGGTGATGTCCACCTCGCCCACCCGCGCCGACTGCGGCCGCGAATATTCCTCCTACGAGGAGACCTTCCACGGCGGCACCACGGCGTTTCTGTGCCTGGCACCGAATCTCAAACCCGGCAGCTGCTATCACCAGGACCGCGACACCGGCTTCGCCTACGCGGACTGCGCGTCCGCGGCGGCGACGGTCCGGGTGGTCGCGCGGATCGACGGGCGCCACGACTCGTCGCTGTGCGACCCGAGCGCGACCTACCTGTTGCTGTCCGAGCCGAAAACCACGTTCTGCATGGTCAATCCGAAGGCCTGA
- a CDS encoding helicase-associated domain-containing protein, producing the protein MTTTDDAPRAGDEHSTTATGSVDVASLADWLAARSDDELVTLLELRPDLAVPLPSSMSVLAARAEQRASVLRATDELDTLDFAVIETLAVHHAAVPDRHTTPLPRARLHELLGDRVARAAVDAAVDRLTARALAWGTAELYLVAAAKDALPWPLGSTTEIPDALTEPEIVAALSGIGSPERALLDKLATTGPRGRTRDAAPGTPPDRPIQRLLAARLLDWVDKETVELPPAVGQVLRREPVTDPHALKPPRPELDKHTAADTNAAAATETGELLRHCADIIEVLAQAPAPALRSGGLGVRELRRITKATGIEESRVGLLVEVLAAARLLDKGTPEPPPPGDPVDDYWAPTAAADGWLDGPAARRWTVLAQAWLELDRFPWMIGGRDANDKPLAALSLELRNVHAIRDRRAVLALLAEQPPGAAVSPPDIARVLAWRQPRWRRHFRTEAVERTLAEASALGLIGRGALTSAGRALLHGSTSDAEAEMESALPDPVDHVLVQADLTIVAPGPLVADLQSRIALVADVESAGAATVYRIGESSVRRALDAGMTAAELHQLFAAHSRTPVPQSLTYLIDDVARRHGRLRAGMAQSFVRSEDPALLAEVLATPVAERLALRAVAPTVAISQASLGEVLDQLRAAGFAPAGEDSSGTIVDLRPRGARIPARTNARQAWRPTPPSSAQLRLLVGELRAGEKAAQARSGQAVRSDGSRNSTAATMALLQLAARVRRPVHIGYVDAQGVASQRVVEPLQVAGGQLDALDPVTGSVRHFVLHRIASVALVDQ; encoded by the coding sequence ATGACCACGACCGACGACGCACCCCGGGCCGGGGACGAGCACTCCACGACAGCCACCGGTTCCGTCGACGTCGCGTCGCTGGCCGATTGGCTGGCCGCCCGCTCGGACGACGAGTTGGTGACGCTGCTCGAGCTGCGGCCCGATCTGGCGGTGCCGCTGCCGTCCTCGATGTCGGTGCTGGCCGCCCGCGCCGAGCAGCGCGCCTCGGTGCTGCGCGCCACCGACGAACTCGACACCCTCGATTTCGCGGTGATCGAGACCCTGGCCGTGCACCACGCGGCGGTCCCGGATCGGCACACCACCCCGCTCCCCCGCGCCCGCCTGCACGAGTTGCTGGGTGACCGGGTGGCGCGGGCCGCCGTCGACGCCGCCGTCGATCGGCTGACCGCCCGCGCCCTCGCGTGGGGCACCGCCGAGCTGTACCTGGTGGCCGCCGCCAAGGACGCGCTGCCGTGGCCACTCGGCAGCACCACCGAGATCCCCGACGCGCTCACCGAACCGGAAATCGTTGCGGCCCTGTCCGGAATCGGCTCCCCCGAACGGGCACTGCTGGACAAACTGGCGACCACCGGGCCGCGGGGACGCACTCGCGACGCCGCGCCGGGCACGCCGCCGGACCGGCCGATCCAGCGTCTGCTGGCGGCGCGGCTGCTCGACTGGGTCGACAAGGAGACCGTCGAACTACCGCCCGCGGTGGGCCAGGTGCTACGCCGCGAACCGGTCACCGACCCGCACGCCCTGAAGCCACCGCGGCCCGAACTCGACAAGCACACCGCGGCCGACACCAACGCGGCCGCCGCGACCGAGACCGGCGAACTGCTGCGGCACTGCGCCGACATCATCGAGGTGCTGGCGCAGGCGCCCGCGCCGGCGCTGCGCTCGGGCGGTCTGGGCGTGCGCGAGCTGCGGCGCATCACCAAGGCCACCGGAATCGAGGAGAGCCGGGTGGGCCTGCTGGTGGAGGTGCTGGCGGCGGCGCGCCTGCTGGACAAGGGCACTCCCGAACCACCGCCGCCGGGCGACCCCGTCGACGACTACTGGGCTCCCACCGCGGCCGCGGACGGCTGGCTGGACGGCCCGGCGGCCCGGCGCTGGACCGTCCTCGCCCAGGCGTGGCTGGAGCTGGATCGGTTCCCGTGGATGATCGGCGGCCGCGACGCGAACGACAAACCGCTGGCCGCGCTCTCGCTCGAGCTGCGCAATGTGCACGCGATCCGGGATCGGCGGGCCGTGCTGGCGCTGCTGGCCGAGCAGCCGCCCGGGGCCGCCGTATCACCGCCGGATATCGCCCGGGTGCTGGCGTGGCGGCAACCGCGCTGGCGCAGGCATTTCCGCACCGAGGCGGTCGAGCGCACCCTGGCGGAAGCGAGCGCCCTCGGGCTGATCGGGCGCGGCGCCCTCACCTCGGCGGGACGCGCCCTGCTGCACGGCAGCACCTCCGACGCCGAGGCCGAGATGGAGTCCGCTCTGCCCGACCCGGTGGATCATGTACTGGTGCAGGCGGATCTGACGATCGTCGCACCGGGGCCGCTGGTGGCGGATCTGCAGAGCCGCATCGCACTGGTGGCCGATGTCGAATCCGCGGGCGCCGCGACGGTCTACCGGATCGGCGAGTCGTCGGTGCGGCGGGCGCTCGACGCCGGGATGACGGCGGCCGAACTGCATCAGCTGTTCGCGGCGCACTCGCGCACCCCGGTGCCGCAGTCGCTGACCTATCTGATCGATGATGTCGCGCGCCGCCACGGCCGATTGCGCGCCGGGATGGCGCAGTCGTTCGTGCGCAGCGAGGACCCGGCGCTGCTCGCCGAGGTGCTGGCCACCCCGGTCGCCGAGCGGCTGGCGCTGCGCGCGGTCGCCCCGACCGTGGCAATCTCGCAGGCCTCGCTCGGCGAGGTGCTCGACCAGTTGCGCGCCGCGGGTTTCGCTCCGGCGGGCGAGGATTCGTCGGGCACGATCGTCGACCTGCGTCCGCGCGGCGCGCGCATCCCGGCCCGGACCAATGCCCGGCAGGCGTGGCGGCCCACCCCGCCCAGCAGTGCGCAACTGCGGCTGCTGGTGGGTGAGCTGCGTGCCGGGGAGAAGGCGGCACAGGCTCGATCGGGGCAGGCGGTCCGGTCGGACGGCAGCCGCAACAGCACGGCCGCCACCATGGCCCTGCTGCAATTGGCGGCGCGGGTGCGGCGGCCGGTGCACATCGGTTACGTCGATGCCCAGGGTGTCGCCAGTCAGCGGGTGGTGGAGCCGTTGCAAGTGGCGGGCGGGCAGCTGGACGCGCTGGATCCGGTGACCGGATCGGTCCGCCATTTCGTGCTGCACCGCATCGCCTCGGTGGCGCTGGTGGACCAGTAG
- a CDS encoding transglycosylase family protein, giving the protein MSGRHRKPTNTGRTVAKVAVTGAIVGGAGIALAGNAAAAPDQEWDKLAQCESGGNWGINTGNGYQGGLQFSQGTWAAHGGTEYAPAANQASREQQIAVAEKVLASQGWGAWPSCSSRLGLNGAAEERTAPAPARQTPHWSPTAQSEAAPQQTQAPADRSQEVFQAVDKAIAVAQSQGIQVPQPALDVLNAAKANGVKLDPQVVDFFEANKGLLPN; this is encoded by the coding sequence ATGAGTGGACGCCATCGCAAGCCGACCAACACCGGCCGCACCGTCGCCAAGGTCGCCGTCACGGGCGCGATCGTGGGCGGCGCGGGTATCGCTCTCGCCGGGAACGCCGCCGCGGCACCCGACCAGGAGTGGGACAAACTCGCGCAGTGCGAGTCCGGCGGCAACTGGGGGATCAACACCGGTAACGGGTACCAGGGTGGACTGCAGTTCTCGCAGGGCACCTGGGCCGCGCACGGCGGCACCGAGTACGCCCCGGCCGCCAACCAGGCCAGCCGCGAGCAGCAGATCGCCGTCGCCGAGAAGGTCCTCGCCTCCCAGGGCTGGGGCGCGTGGCCGTCCTGCTCGTCCCGTCTCGGGCTGAACGGCGCCGCCGAGGAGCGCACCGCTCCGGCCCCCGCCCGGCAGACGCCGCACTGGAGCCCCACGGCCCAGAGCGAGGCGGCCCCGCAGCAGACCCAGGCGCCCGCCGACCGCAGCCAGGAAGTCTTCCAGGCCGTCGACAAGGCCATCGCCGTCGCGCAGTCGCAGGGCATCCAGGTGCCCCAGCCCGCCCTCGACGTGCTGAACGCCGCGAAGGCCAACGGCGTCAAGCTCGACCCGCAGGTGGTCGACTTCTTCGAGGCGAACAAGGGCCTGCTGCCCAACTGA